In a genomic window of Chrysemys picta bellii isolate R12L10 chromosome 1, ASM1138683v2, whole genome shotgun sequence:
- the LOC101937726 gene encoding olfactory receptor 52K1-like: MLLQGNLSAANGTGSDPSMFFLMGIPGLEALHPWISIPFCSMFTVALLGNCTLLYVIKTEPSLHKPMFYFLAMLAVIDLVLSTTTVPKILSIFWFNSREISFNGCLVQMFFLHSFCILESALLLAMAFDRYVAICNPLRYATILTNSVIAKIGLVALARGLLLVLPLPFLLRRLPYCGSHVISHCYCEHMAVVNLACANTRFNNVYGIIVTVFIVGLDLMFISLSYVKILRAVLSLASKEEQLKAFSTCGSHLCAILVFYIPVVLTSTVHRFGRHVAPYVHILLANFYLLFPPMMNPIVYGVKTKQIRDRVLLLFRGKSF; encoded by the coding sequence ATGCTTCTGCAGGGCAACCTGTCAGCTGCCAATGGCACAGGCTCTGATCCGTCCATGTTCTTCCTGATGGGAATCCCGGGGCTGGAAGCTCTGCACccctggatctccatccccttctgctcgATGTTCACCGTGGCCCTTCTAGGAAACTGCACCCTCTTGTATGTTATCAAGACAGAGCCCTCCCTACACAAGCCCATGTTCTATTTCCTCGCCATGCTGGCCGTCATCGACCTGGTTTTATCCACCACCACCGTGCCGAAAatactgagcatcttctggtttaattccagggagatcagctTTAACGGCTGCCTGGTGCAGATGTTTTTCCTTCACTCGTTCTGCATCCTGGagtctgctctgctgctggccatggccTTCGACAGGtacgtggccatctgcaaccCCCTGCGGTACGCCACCATCCTGACCAATTCAGTGATAGCAAAGATCGGGCTGGTGGCTTTGGCCCGGGGTCTTCTCCTagtgctccctctgcccttcctcctCAGGAGGCTGCCCTACTGCGGGTCCCACGTCATCTCCCATTGCTACTGTGAGCACATGGCCGTGGTCAATCTGGCTTGTGCCAACACTAGGTTCAATAACGTCTATGGGATCATCGTAACTGTCTTCATCGTGGGGCTGGATCTGATGTTCATCTCCCTATCGTATGTCAAGATCCTAAGGGCTGTCTTAAGCCTGGCATCCAAGGAAGAGCAGCTCAAGGCTTTCAGCACCTGTGGCTCCCATCTTTGCGCCATCTTAGTATTCTACATCCCCGTGGTCCTCACCTCAACAGTACACAGGTTCGGGCGCCATGTCGCCCCGTACGTACACATCCTGCTGGCCAATTTCTACCTCCTTTTTCCTCCCATGATGAACCCCATCGTGTACGGTGTGAAAACCAAACAGATTCGTGACCGGGTGCTTCTCCTGTTCCGAGGGAAGAGCTTCTAG
- the LOC101939263 gene encoding olfactory receptor 52K1-like — MLLQGNLSAPNGTGSDPSVFFLTGIPGLEALHPWISIPFCSMFTVALLGNCTLLYVIKTEPSLHKPMFYFLAMLAIIDLVLSTTTVPKILGIFWFNSREISFNACLVQMFFILSFCTLESGLLLAMAFDRYVAICNPLRYATILTNSVIAKIGLAALARAVLPAVPLPFLMRRLPFCQSHVISHCYCEHMAVVKLACADTRFNNIYGIIVTVFIVGLDLMFIVLSYIKVLRAVLSLASKEEQLKAFSTCGSHLCAILVFYIPVVLSSTVHRFGRHVAPYVHILLANFYLLFPPMMNPIVYGVKTKQIRIRVLLLFRGKSI, encoded by the coding sequence ATGCTCCTGCAGGGCAACCTGTCAGCTCCCAATGGCACAGGCTCTGATCCGTCCGTGTTCTTCCTGACGGGCATCCCGGGGCTGGAAGCTCTGCACccctggatctccatccccttctgctcgATGTTCACCGTGGCCCTTCTAGGAAACTGCACCCTCTTGTACGTTATCAAGACAGAGCCCTCCTTACACAAGCCCATGTTCTATTTCCTCGCCATGCTGGCCATCATCGACCTGGTTTTATCCACAACCACCGTGCCGAAAATACTGGGCATCTTCTGGtttaattccagggagatcagctTTAATGCCTGTCTGGTGCAGATGTTTTTCATTCTCTCGTTCTGCACCCTGGAGTCTGGtctgctgctggccatggccTTTGACAGGtacgtggccatctgcaaccCCCTGCGGTACGCCACCATCCTGACCAATTCAGTGATAGCAAAGATCGGGCTGGCGGCTTTGGCTCGGGCTGTTCTGCCAGCAGTCCCTTTGCCCTTCCTCATGAGGAGGCTGCCCTTCTGCCAGTCCCACGTCATCTCCCATTGCTACTGTGAGCACATGgccgtggtgaagctggcctgtgctgacACCAGGTTCAATAACATCTATGGGATCATCGTAACTGTCTTCATCGTGGGGCTGGATCTGATGTTCATCGTCCTGTCATACATCAAGGTTCTAAGGGCTGTCTTAAGCCTGGCGTCCAAGGAAGAGCAGCTCAAGGCTTTCAGCACCTGTGGCTCCCATCTTTGCGCCATCTTAGTATTCTATATCCCCGTGGTCCTCTCCTCAACAGTACACAGGTTCGGGCGCCATGTCGCCCCGTACGTACACATCCTGCTGGCCAATTTCTACCTCCTCTTTCCTCCCATGATGAACCCCATTGTGTACGGTGTGAAAACCAAACAGATTCGCATCCGAGTGCTTCTTCTGTTCCGAGGGAAAAGCATCTAG
- the LOC135984146 gene encoding olfactory receptor 52P1-like has translation MSCYNHSNPSTFLLMGIPGLEATHFWIAFPFCAMYVVALLGNFTLLFVIKTEPSLHLPMYYFLCMLAGIDLVLTTSTVPKILSIFWFHSHEIGLECCVVQMFFIHSFSAMESGVLLAMAFDRYIAICKPLRYTAILTNAIVTKIGLAVFVRGISLLTPLTCMVSRLPYCGPRVISHSYCEHMAVVKLACGDTMPNYVYGITAVTIMVGSDSIFIAISYILILRAILSLSSTDARLKSFSTCGSHVCVILVFYTPALFSFYTQRWGQNIPVHIHILLADLYLLVPPMLNPIIYGMKTKPIRGRVLRLFSPERSRLGFGPH, from the coding sequence ATGTCCTGCTACAATCactccaacccctccaccttcctcCTAATGGGCATTCCGGGGCTGGAGGCCACCCACTTCTGGATCGCCTTCCCGTTCTGTGCCATGTACGTTGTGGCCCTGCTGGGGAACTTCACCCTCCTCTTTGTGATCAAGACGGAGCCGAGCCTGCACCTGCCCATGTACTacttcctctgcatgctggcaggcATCGACCTGGTGCTCACCACCTCCACCGTGCCCAAAAtcctgagcatcttctggttccaCTCCCATGAAATCGGCTTGGAGTGTTGCGTGGTCCAGATGTTCTTCATCCACAGCTTCTCTGCCATGGAGTCGGGGGTGCTGCTGGCCATGGCCTTCGACCGCTACATCGCCATCTGCAAGCCATTGCGCTACACCGCCATCCTCACCAACGCCATCGTCACCAAGATCGGGTTGGCCGTCTTTGTGCGGGGCATCAGTCTGTTGACCCCCTTGACGTGCATGGTCAGTCGCCTGCCCTACTGTGGGCCCAGGGTCATCTCCCACTCCTACTGCGAGCACATGgccgtggtgaagctggcctgcgggGACACCATGCCCAACTATGTCTACGGGATAACGGCCGTGACCATTATGGTGGGATCAGACTCCATCTTCATCGCCATCTCCTACATCCTGATCCTCCGGGCCATCCTGAGCCTGTCCTCCACGGATGCACGCCTGAAATCCTTCAGCACCTGTGGCTCCCATGTGTGTGTCATCCTGGTCTTCTACACCCCGGCGCTGTTCTCCTTCTACACGCAGCGCTGGGGCCAGAACATCCCTGTGCACATCCACATCCTGCTGGCAGACCTCTACCTCTTGGTGCCGCCCATGCTGAACCCCATCATATACGGCATGAAGACCAAGCCGATCAGGGGCCGGGTGCTGAGGCTGTTCTCTCCAGAGAGATCCAGGCTGGGCTTTGGCCCCCACTAA